One genomic segment of Chitinophaga sancti includes these proteins:
- a CDS encoding glycoside hydrolase family 2 protein has product MKRLKKTLAIAILCVPMAHSIAQTKPDWEMQPVGIKTRWAKDVHPGQVLPEYPRPQMVRNQWENLNGLWEYAITTKEQETTPNTFEGKILVPFPIESALSGVKKPLLPTQRLWYKRTFTKPNTQNGKRVLLNFGAVDWQATVFVNGKKIGSHTGGYQNFSFDITDALKSGTNELIVSVYDPTDQGPNPRGKQTLNPQNIMYTASSGIWQTVWMETVPTAYITNIYMTPSVDSGFLRLAVNSSDNNKKYTIEAIASNGSTIKGKPGEQLLLPVSNARLWSPDDPYLYNLSVRLLSNGKIIDTIGSYFGMRKIEVRKDDQGIERLFLNNKYTYHLGVLDQGFWPEGLYTAPTDSALQFDIMAIRNMGFNTIRKHIKIEPARWYYHADKMGILVWQDMVTCGGGDIIAHEEFEKENKENIAQLHNYPSIVIWVLFNEGWARYDQQRLTEWLKHADPSRVVDGHTGENYDDHSPKNLNHKWASSDLTDIHDYPGPGIAPYIPGKARVLGEWGGVRVPTPNHQWNDANGWGYIQVPASEFSRKYAFMIKHLKVYEEEGLSGSIYTEPFDVETEENGLMTYDREVIKMPAESLRKIHAALVPHAESYAAVKGVFKAQLTDTADPIRHYNALLQEYKNGRKDSAFLYNLALMADRMDDKTNAAVVSNDYINNSISSHYNRTNIKFIEQFTKKTNDPGFKILITSPEMSDKILGQNAAENKIMSIIYSEEIDKYVKDKNSNPNWNDLEKNVVGKYGALGEEIFLRAKALFYFNRKNWESFANNYNLYFNKYPQRISTYELNEFAWKLFENIEDNKILSQALNWSKSSLTQGESPYYLDTYANLLYKLGEKDEAIKIEEKAINIANKDTKPSFLATLDKMKKEK; this is encoded by the coding sequence ATGAAAAGATTGAAAAAGACGCTTGCAATAGCGATCTTATGTGTTCCTATGGCACATTCCATTGCTCAAACAAAACCGGATTGGGAAATGCAGCCAGTAGGCATTAAAACCCGTTGGGCAAAAGATGTTCACCCAGGGCAAGTGCTTCCAGAATATCCGCGCCCCCAGATGGTAAGAAATCAATGGGAAAACCTCAATGGCCTCTGGGAATACGCAATCACTACTAAAGAACAAGAGACTACACCTAACACTTTTGAGGGAAAAATCTTAGTTCCCTTTCCAATAGAATCAGCCCTTTCTGGTGTAAAGAAGCCGTTATTGCCTACTCAGCGTCTTTGGTATAAACGCACATTTACCAAACCCAATACCCAAAATGGCAAACGGGTATTATTGAATTTTGGAGCTGTAGACTGGCAGGCCACCGTTTTTGTAAATGGAAAGAAAATAGGCAGTCACACCGGCGGTTATCAGAACTTTTCATTCGATATTACAGATGCTTTAAAGTCAGGCACAAACGAACTTATTGTAAGTGTATATGACCCAACCGACCAGGGACCTAATCCAAGGGGTAAGCAGACCTTAAATCCTCAAAATATCATGTATACGGCTTCCAGTGGTATCTGGCAAACTGTATGGATGGAAACAGTACCTACAGCCTATATCACTAACATTTACATGACTCCTTCTGTAGATAGCGGCTTTCTTCGTTTAGCAGTAAATAGCTCTGACAATAATAAGAAATATACAATCGAAGCCATTGCTTCTAATGGTAGCACTATAAAAGGAAAACCAGGAGAACAACTGCTTCTTCCTGTCAGCAATGCCAGGTTATGGAGTCCTGATGATCCATATTTATACAATTTGAGTGTAAGATTACTCTCTAATGGTAAAATCATTGATACGATCGGTAGTTATTTTGGTATGAGAAAAATTGAAGTAAGGAAAGATGATCAAGGTATTGAAAGGCTTTTCTTAAATAATAAATATACTTATCATCTAGGCGTATTGGACCAGGGATTTTGGCCTGAAGGATTATATACAGCTCCGACTGACTCTGCTTTGCAATTTGATATCATGGCCATTCGTAATATGGGTTTCAATACCATACGAAAACATATTAAAATAGAACCGGCCAGATGGTATTACCATGCAGATAAAATGGGTATCCTGGTATGGCAGGATATGGTCACCTGTGGAGGTGGTGATATTATTGCACATGAGGAATTTGAGAAAGAAAATAAAGAAAATATAGCTCAATTGCATAACTATCCTAGTATTGTGATTTGGGTATTATTCAATGAAGGCTGGGCAAGGTATGATCAACAACGCCTTACTGAATGGCTTAAACATGCAGACCCATCAAGAGTAGTAGATGGCCATACTGGTGAAAATTATGATGATCACTCCCCTAAAAATCTAAATCACAAATGGGCAAGTAGCGATCTAACTGATATTCACGACTATCCAGGCCCAGGAATCGCCCCATACATTCCAGGTAAAGCCAGGGTATTAGGAGAATGGGGTGGCGTACGTGTACCAACACCGAACCACCAATGGAACGATGCTAATGGCTGGGGTTACATCCAGGTTCCTGCAAGTGAATTCTCCAGGAAATATGCTTTTATGATAAAGCATTTAAAAGTATATGAAGAAGAAGGATTATCAGGTTCCATTTATACTGAGCCATTTGATGTAGAAACTGAGGAGAATGGATTAATGACTTATGATAGGGAGGTAATCAAAATGCCGGCAGAATCTTTAAGAAAAATTCATGCAGCACTAGTTCCACATGCGGAAAGTTACGCAGCCGTAAAAGGAGTATTTAAAGCGCAACTGACGGATACAGCCGATCCAATTCGTCATTATAATGCATTACTACAAGAATATAAAAATGGTCGAAAAGATTCTGCTTTTCTTTATAATCTAGCATTAATGGCCGATCGTATGGATGATAAAACCAATGCTGCAGTGGTTAGTAATGATTATATAAATAATTCTATTTCTTCTCATTACAATAGGACCAATATTAAATTCATCGAACAGTTTACAAAAAAAACAAATGATCCAGGATTTAAAATTTTAATTACCTCTCCAGAAATGTCAGATAAAATTCTTGGTCAAAACGCAGCCGAAAACAAGATTATGTCAATTATTTATTCGGAAGAAATTGATAAATATGTGAAAGATAAAAATTCTAATCCCAATTGGAATGACTTGGAGAAAAACGTAGTAGGCAAATATGGGGCATTAGGTGAAGAAATATTTTTGAGAGCAAAAGCGCTGTTTTACTTTAATCGTAAAAATTGGGAATCATTTGCAAATAACTATAATCTTTATTTCAATAAATATCCACAAAGGATCTCCACTTATGAATTAAATGAGTTCGCGTGGAAATTATTTGAAAACATTGAGGATAATAAAATATTATCTCAAGCGCTAAATTGGAGCAAATCTTCATTGACACAAGGAGAAAGTCCATACTATTTGGACACTTATGCAAATCTGCTATATAAACTAGGAGAAAAAGATGAAGCTATCAAAATAGAAGAAAAAGCTATTAATATTGCTAACAAAGACACAAAGCCTTCTTTTTTAGCTACATTGGATAAAATGAAAAAGGAGAAATAA
- a CDS encoding phytanoyl-CoA dioxygenase family protein has translation MSTLTYIQAYQETGFLVVPDLFSADEIAALREETANIFSGKRGQVEGMIEMDSDISDQEVLKKYVAIHFPHKISPVIHKALFHRGVVDVLTQIIGPDVKCMQSMLFVKGPGKAGQSWHQDEFYIPTRDRSLTGVWIAIDDATVENGCLWIIPGKPKYMMRRVENNSSEYADVDTIDVTPFAKDAIPVEVKSGSVVFFHGYTLHSSRRNKTKDCFRTALVNHYMSADSMLPWDQDGHLPATEDLRDIVLVAGKDPYAYKGTVDMNRPYLRPEKLIIKTTIS, from the coding sequence ATGAGTACCTTGACATATATACAAGCTTACCAGGAAACAGGTTTTCTTGTTGTGCCAGATTTATTTAGCGCTGATGAAATCGCTGCACTCAGAGAAGAAACTGCAAATATTTTCAGTGGTAAAAGGGGGCAGGTAGAAGGAATGATTGAAATGGATAGTGATATAAGCGACCAGGAGGTATTGAAGAAGTATGTAGCGATCCACTTTCCCCATAAGATTTCGCCTGTAATTCATAAAGCACTCTTTCATAGGGGAGTAGTGGATGTATTAACGCAAATAATAGGTCCTGATGTAAAATGTATGCAGTCTATGCTTTTTGTGAAGGGACCAGGTAAGGCAGGCCAGTCATGGCACCAGGATGAGTTTTATATTCCTACCAGGGATAGGTCCCTGACAGGAGTTTGGATTGCCATAGACGATGCGACTGTTGAAAATGGTTGTCTATGGATTATTCCAGGAAAACCAAAGTATATGATGAGGCGGGTGGAGAATAATAGCTCTGAATATGCAGATGTGGATACCATTGATGTGACGCCTTTTGCAAAAGATGCCATACCTGTAGAAGTAAAATCAGGTTCCGTGGTATTTTTCCATGGTTATACCTTGCATAGCTCTCGTAGGAACAAGACGAAGGATTGTTTTAGAACCGCCCTGGTGAATCATTACATGAGCGCTGATTCTATGTTACCCTGGGACCAGGATGGTCACTTACCGGCTACTGAAGATTTAAGGGATATTGTTTTAGTGGCAGGGAAAGATCCTTATGCATATAAAGGAACCGTGGATATGAACCGGCCTTATTTAAGACCGGAAAAACTCATCATCAAAACTACCATATCGTGA
- a CDS encoding sugar phosphate isomerase/epimerase produces MKLQFFCPRWGSEHFTWEAFMNNVKAAGYDGIEYAITANTPDQVLDEVWELAERYALKMLPQHFDTSTPDFNAHYDQYGTWLERIRQYPSVKINSQTGRDIFSMEENNALIKLAGDDVVHEMHRGKFSFAAHITKNYLLANPDLRLTFDISHWVAVAESYLEDQEETVQLAINRAAHIHARVGFPEGPQIPDPRQEKWQQAVQVHLAWWKQIAGKHSDQSTLTITPEFGPYPYMVFDYSQWDINVYMMNMLKKVLAPTHSFFQQ; encoded by the coding sequence GTGAAATTGCAATTTTTTTGTCCGCGGTGGGGGAGTGAACACTTCACCTGGGAGGCTTTTATGAACAATGTAAAGGCAGCGGGTTATGATGGTATTGAGTATGCTATTACAGCAAACACTCCTGACCAGGTATTGGATGAAGTATGGGAGTTGGCAGAAAGGTATGCCTTAAAAATGCTCCCACAACATTTTGATACCAGTACTCCAGATTTTAATGCGCATTATGATCAATATGGAACCTGGCTGGAGAGAATACGGCAATATCCTTCTGTTAAAATAAACTCCCAGACAGGTAGGGACATTTTTTCTATGGAGGAGAATAATGCGCTTATTAAGTTAGCCGGTGATGATGTGGTGCACGAGATGCATCGTGGCAAATTCAGTTTTGCGGCTCATATAACTAAAAATTACCTGTTAGCTAACCCTGATTTAAGGCTCACATTTGACATTTCTCATTGGGTGGCTGTAGCAGAATCCTACCTGGAAGACCAGGAGGAAACAGTGCAATTGGCTATTAACAGGGCAGCACATATTCATGCAAGAGTAGGATTCCCGGAAGGACCACAGATTCCGGATCCCCGCCAGGAAAAGTGGCAACAGGCAGTCCAGGTACATCTAGCCTGGTGGAAGCAAATAGCAGGAAAACATAGTGATCAATCCACATTAACTATCACACCTGAATTCGGCCCATATCCTTATATGGTCTTTGACTATAGTCAGTGGGATATCAATGTCTATATGATGAATATGTTAAAGAAAGTGCTAGCGCCTACCCATTCTTTCTTCCAACAATAA
- a CDS encoding NAD(P)/FAD-dependent oxidoreductase: protein MDTTKKKAIIIGAGPAGLTAAYELLKRSGIIPIIFEKSKDIGGISKTINYKGNRMDIGGHRFFSKSDRVMDWWMNILPVQETAGATFTINYQNKSREVDARTSTPHKVAKVNDDKVMLIRKRLSRIYFLRQFFTYPITLSIETLWKLGIGRTIAILFSYLKAQLFPRKPENSLEDFMINRFGQTLYHLFFKDYTEKVWGVPCNEIPAEWGAQRIKGVSIRKALQHAIQEATKRKNRHSGDIAQKDTETSLIEQFLYPKYGPGQLWEEVARQVEEMGGIIYMEHDVRRVHVKDGKVIGITILDHHTGMEDYIEGDYFFSTMPVRELIAGIEGTVPEHVSTIAAGLQYRDFITVGILLRRLSYEDKDTGEWKPLTLEDTWIYIQEKEVTVGRLQIFNNWSPYLVNDPNTIWVGMEFFCNETDAFWNLPDDKIKELAIEELQKIGLAAEANVLDNTVLRVEKTYPAYFGAYAQFDQVREYTDSLENLFLVGRNGMHKYINADHSMLTAMLAVDNIIAGVTAKDNIWAINTEQEYHEEKKTAPEAPEAVVGNPPAAQLAIPTSFNDYLFRWKPNSILLWMAGLAILLQFIVFKIMYPYAGFIDGDSYVYLESAYLNLNINTYPIGYSKFLRIFSTFTHSDTALVCFQYLLLQGSALYLFFTIRYFFQPGKLVNALLFIFLIGNPVWLYLGNYISSDALFISLSLYWFTSLLWIIQRPNRNLIVLHTLLLLLAFTVRYNALFYPFISTLAFIISRQSLKMKLIGIVASFLVIAGFIYHTGNQYGRLTGIRQFSPFSGWQMANNALYAYRYVKDKSSKPLPERFKALDEMVRNYFNVDAKSNPWEQVQANTWYMWDARSPLRKYMREQFKNDTSTNNLKRWATVAPLYADYGEYLIKQYPKEFVTYFIAPNAIKYYVPPVEFLDSYNGGVDSVAPIAQMWFGYNSLKVRTIFKDLKVKALDFFPVTAAILNVVFVLGVIGFIVLGGTKRNPLLAIGILLVAGLWFINFSFSIFAAAIALRFQLFPIVIYSTFSLLLLEYLVKSANAK, encoded by the coding sequence ATGGATACCACGAAAAAAAAAGCGATTATCATCGGTGCCGGACCGGCAGGATTGACTGCAGCATATGAGTTATTAAAGCGATCAGGTATAATCCCAATTATATTTGAAAAAAGTAAGGACATTGGAGGTATCTCAAAGACAATCAATTATAAAGGTAACCGGATGGATATTGGTGGACACCGGTTCTTCTCGAAATCCGATAGGGTAATGGATTGGTGGATGAATATTTTACCTGTTCAGGAAACGGCAGGCGCTACTTTTACAATTAATTATCAAAATAAGTCCAGGGAGGTTGATGCCAGGACCTCTACTCCACATAAAGTGGCAAAGGTGAACGATGATAAAGTAATGCTAATCAGGAAAAGACTTTCCAGGATTTATTTTTTGCGACAGTTTTTTACTTATCCTATTACTTTGTCTATTGAAACATTATGGAAATTAGGAATTGGGCGTACAATTGCCATTTTATTCTCCTATCTAAAAGCACAGTTATTCCCACGAAAGCCGGAAAATAGTTTAGAAGACTTTATGATTAATCGGTTTGGCCAGACGCTATATCATCTTTTCTTTAAAGATTATACGGAGAAGGTGTGGGGAGTGCCTTGTAATGAAATACCAGCAGAATGGGGAGCCCAACGTATAAAAGGAGTGAGTATCCGTAAAGCATTGCAACATGCTATCCAGGAGGCTACTAAGCGTAAAAACAGGCATAGTGGTGATATCGCACAGAAGGATACAGAAACCAGCCTGATAGAGCAGTTTTTATATCCTAAGTATGGGCCAGGCCAACTATGGGAAGAGGTAGCCAGGCAAGTGGAGGAAATGGGCGGAATAATTTATATGGAACACGATGTGAGGCGAGTTCATGTAAAGGATGGTAAAGTGATAGGAATTACCATTTTAGATCATCATACTGGCATGGAGGATTATATTGAAGGGGATTACTTTTTCAGCACCATGCCGGTAAGAGAACTGATTGCAGGTATTGAAGGTACAGTGCCTGAGCATGTAAGTACTATTGCTGCAGGTCTTCAATATAGGGATTTTATTACTGTGGGGATTTTACTTCGCCGGCTTTCTTATGAGGATAAGGATACGGGGGAGTGGAAGCCATTAACTTTGGAAGATACCTGGATATATATCCAGGAAAAGGAAGTAACCGTAGGAAGATTACAAATTTTCAATAACTGGAGTCCGTACCTGGTAAATGATCCAAATACCATTTGGGTGGGGATGGAATTTTTCTGTAATGAAACAGATGCTTTCTGGAATCTGCCAGATGACAAAATAAAAGAGCTGGCAATTGAGGAATTACAAAAAATAGGCCTGGCCGCAGAGGCAAATGTGTTGGATAATACAGTGCTAAGAGTAGAAAAGACATATCCAGCTTATTTTGGTGCCTATGCTCAATTTGACCAGGTAAGAGAGTATACTGATTCCTTAGAGAATTTATTCCTGGTAGGTAGAAATGGTATGCATAAGTATATTAATGCAGATCATTCTATGCTAACCGCGATGTTGGCGGTGGATAATATAATAGCAGGGGTGACGGCAAAAGATAATATCTGGGCTATTAATACTGAGCAGGAATATCATGAGGAAAAGAAGACAGCACCTGAAGCACCTGAAGCTGTTGTAGGAAATCCGCCTGCAGCGCAATTGGCAATCCCAACTTCTTTTAATGATTATTTATTCAGATGGAAGCCCAATAGCATATTATTATGGATGGCAGGATTAGCTATTTTGCTACAATTTATTGTTTTCAAAATAATGTATCCTTATGCCGGCTTTATTGATGGGGACTCGTATGTCTACCTGGAATCGGCTTATTTAAATTTGAACATAAATACCTACCCGATTGGTTATTCAAAGTTCCTTCGGATTTTTAGCACTTTTACTCACTCTGATACTGCACTTGTTTGTTTTCAATATTTATTACTTCAGGGAAGTGCATTATATCTCTTCTTTACTATTCGATATTTCTTTCAACCTGGAAAATTAGTCAATGCCCTCCTATTTATTTTTCTAATAGGAAATCCTGTATGGTTGTATTTGGGTAATTATATATCCAGTGATGCTTTATTTATTTCGCTTAGTTTATATTGGTTTACATCTTTGTTATGGATTATCCAACGACCTAATAGGAACTTGATAGTGCTGCATACCTTATTGTTATTGTTGGCTTTTACTGTAAGGTATAATGCATTGTTTTACCCTTTCATTTCAACACTTGCATTTATCATTTCCAGGCAAAGTCTTAAAATGAAGTTGATAGGTATAGTTGCCAGTTTTTTGGTAATAGCAGGATTTATTTATCATACAGGCAACCAATATGGTCGTCTGACCGGAATCCGCCAGTTTTCTCCATTTAGTGGATGGCAAATGGCTAACAATGCATTGTATGCATACAGGTATGTAAAAGATAAGTCAAGTAAGCCTTTACCTGAACGTTTTAAGGCCCTGGATGAAATGGTGAGGAACTACTTTAATGTGGACGCAAAAAGCAATCCCTGGGAACAGGTACAGGCGAATACATGGTACATGTGGGATGCCAGGTCTCCTTTACGGAAATACATGCGGGAACAATTTAAAAATGATACCAGTACTAATAACCTGAAACGTTGGGCTACAGTAGCACCATTGTATGCAGATTATGGAGAATACCTGATTAAGCAATATCCCAAGGAGTTCGTTACTTATTTTATTGCGCCTAATGCGATTAAATATTATGTGCCCCCGGTAGAATTCTTAGATAGTTATAATGGAGGAGTAGATAGTGTTGCGCCAATAGCACAAATGTGGTTTGGGTATAATAGTTTAAAGGTGCGTACAATTTTTAAAGATTTAAAAGTAAAGGCGCTCGATTTCTTCCCTGTTACAGCAGCAATTTTGAATGTAGTGTTTGTGCTAGGGGTAATTGGATTTATTGTATTGGGAGGAACTAAAAGAAATCCGTTATTAGCGATTGGTATTCTTTTAGTAGCTGGGCTATGGTTTATAAATTTTAGTTTTAGTATTTTTGCAGCAGCCATCGCATTGCGATTCCAGTTGTTCCCCATTGTAATATATTCCACATTTAGTCTTTTGTTATTAGAATATTTAGTGAAATCGGCAAATGCTAAATAA
- a CDS encoding sugar porter family MFS transporter gives MNSRFVVLISITAALGGLLFGFDTAIISGAIPYIQDYFKLNAVTLGWAVSSGLVGCAIGSLSAGYLADQYGRRMALIVCALLFALSGAGAALSHKLFSFILFRIIGGLGVGAAAMVSPMYIAEIAPADKRGKLVALYQLAIVTGILLAYFTNYALNNIGENNWRWMFGSQVVPSFIFLCLLLLVPETPRWLVGKERMSQAMQILQKITYTDQLQQELQQIKESFRENEKSSFVRLFEKRYVKVMIAGILLAVFQQVTGINAILYYAPVIFNQTGLGNNDSLLYTIIIGIVNVLSTFIAIGLVDKVGRKRFLLNGSILMGLSLIVVSICFYFQFYKYYLILVSVLVYVASFGCTLGAVTWVYLSEIFPNNIRALAMSISTFALWLSDFLISYSFPVMTAYFSTSLTLGIYALCCVIAFVFVITSIPETKGKSLEEIETLFI, from the coding sequence ATGAATAGTCGTTTTGTTGTACTTATAAGTATAACAGCAGCCCTTGGCGGTCTACTGTTTGGTTTTGATACAGCTATTATTTCAGGTGCTATCCCATATATCCAGGATTACTTTAAGCTGAATGCCGTTACATTAGGATGGGCTGTGAGCTCCGGGTTGGTGGGATGTGCGATAGGATCTTTATCTGCCGGATATTTGGCAGATCAATATGGAAGGCGGATGGCACTCATTGTATGTGCTTTGTTATTTGCTTTATCAGGTGCAGGGGCCGCGCTTTCTCACAAGCTTTTTAGTTTTATTCTATTCAGGATTATAGGCGGATTAGGGGTAGGAGCAGCTGCAATGGTTTCGCCCATGTATATTGCAGAAATCGCTCCTGCAGATAAGCGAGGCAAGTTGGTGGCATTGTATCAGCTGGCTATTGTAACAGGGATTTTACTGGCTTATTTTACAAATTATGCATTGAATAATATAGGTGAGAATAACTGGCGCTGGATGTTCGGATCGCAGGTGGTACCCTCATTTATATTTTTGTGTTTATTGTTACTCGTGCCAGAAACTCCAAGGTGGTTGGTTGGAAAAGAGCGGATGTCCCAGGCCATGCAGATTCTTCAAAAGATTACCTATACAGATCAATTACAACAGGAGCTACAACAGATAAAAGAAAGTTTCCGAGAAAATGAAAAGAGCTCTTTTGTTCGTTTGTTTGAGAAAAGATATGTGAAGGTGATGATAGCGGGCATTTTGCTTGCCGTATTTCAACAGGTAACGGGTATTAATGCGATCTTATATTATGCCCCCGTTATTTTCAATCAAACAGGGTTAGGTAATAATGATTCATTATTATATACAATTATTATTGGGATTGTAAATGTTTTGTCTACATTTATTGCCATTGGATTGGTTGATAAGGTAGGACGTAAACGTTTCTTATTGAATGGAAGTATCTTAATGGGGCTTTCTTTAATTGTAGTATCCATATGTTTTTACTTCCAGTTTTATAAGTATTATCTTATCCTGGTTTCTGTATTGGTATATGTTGCAAGCTTTGGTTGCACTTTAGGAGCGGTGACCTGGGTGTATCTTTCAGAGATCTTCCCCAATAATATCCGGGCGTTGGCGATGTCCATATCCACCTTCGCACTTTGGTTATCTGACTTTTTGATTAGTTATAGTTTTCCCGTAATGACGGCATATTTCAGTACCTCGCTTACCCTGGGTATTTATGCATTGTGCTGTGTTATAGCATTTGTATTTGTGATTACAAGTATCCCTGAAACGAAAGGGAAATCATTAGAAGAAATTGAAACTTTATTTATATGA
- a CDS encoding AraC family transcriptional regulator has translation MTLPLSITTLIGQPILFSPGLPDNFASYRLEGAKSFYAHSENFGDLLYQQIAHNGFTAWISHFILTKPADFKITANVNDLLMHYTIKGSMCYMIDNKESITSEHQLNIVVSRRLKHIIRFKSAGVYTAINIHIPITALQEFADSFPVVKLFLEKINIGDAVTLLEHNMVAHERLRGIVQDITERKLLSAAGEKYREQKTGELIIESLDMLSRYLTDASGLSAADHERGERTEVHLLKHLNMPSPPTLRQLAKFAGTNEKKLEDIFKTRHGVTVYDFFQNARMRIIYRKLTESDIPLQDLADEFGYTDYSSFSYAVKKRFSYSPRELRKKNLA, from the coding sequence ATGACCCTACCATTGTCCATTACAACCCTCATAGGGCAGCCCATTTTGTTTTCCCCAGGCCTGCCAGACAACTTTGCGAGCTACCGCTTAGAAGGAGCTAAATCTTTTTATGCACATAGTGAAAATTTTGGTGATCTACTTTACCAACAAATTGCCCATAATGGTTTTACTGCATGGATTAGTCACTTTATATTAACCAAACCAGCTGACTTTAAGATAACAGCCAATGTGAACGATCTATTGATGCATTATACCATTAAAGGCTCTATGTGTTATATGATAGATAACAAAGAGAGTATTACCAGCGAGCACCAGTTAAACATTGTTGTGTCGCGGCGGTTGAAACATATTATTCGATTTAAAAGCGCAGGTGTTTACACTGCCATTAATATACACATCCCCATCACTGCACTACAAGAATTTGCAGACAGTTTCCCTGTAGTGAAATTATTCCTTGAAAAAATAAACATCGGCGATGCAGTGACCCTATTAGAGCACAATATGGTGGCACATGAGCGGCTTAGAGGAATTGTACAAGACATCACAGAGCGAAAACTGCTGAGTGCTGCCGGTGAAAAATACAGGGAACAAAAAACTGGTGAATTGATCATTGAATCCTTAGATATGCTATCACGTTACCTTACCGATGCCAGTGGCCTTAGCGCCGCAGATCATGAAAGAGGAGAACGGACAGAAGTCCATTTGTTAAAGCATTTAAATATGCCATCTCCTCCAACTTTACGACAATTAGCGAAATTTGCAGGTACCAATGAGAAGAAACTGGAAGACATCTTCAAGACAAGACATGGAGTAACGGTGTACGACTTCTTCCAGAATGCGCGCATGCGTATCATCTATCGCAAATTGACAGAGAGCGATATTCCTTTGCAAGACCTGGCTGATGAATTTGGTTATACAGATTATTCTAGTTTCTCATATGCAGTAAAAAAAAGATTCAGTTACAGCCCGCGGGAATTGAGAAAAAAGAACCTGGCCTAA
- a CDS encoding class I SAM-dependent methyltransferase: MARSTIDEVGKSTLEHLSIADRLNDWMFETIQPHVKGRILEIGSGIGNITACFINHGIPLCVSDYSDHYCSLLDQKFLNEPLIEGIFQIDLADKDFESRYSSLIGQFDSIFALNVVEHIEDDHLAIANCKKMLAPGGHLIILVPAWQLLYNGFDKELEHFRRYTKKTVTKLFRSQGLEILKTWYFNLAGILGWFVSGTILRKKTLPAGQLTVYNKLVPIFKIADRLTFNQLGLSVIIVGRKNG; the protein is encoded by the coding sequence ATGGCAAGATCTACAATTGATGAAGTAGGAAAGTCTACGTTGGAACATCTCAGCATTGCTGACCGGTTAAACGATTGGATGTTTGAAACCATTCAACCCCATGTAAAGGGCCGTATCCTGGAAATAGGTAGCGGCATTGGAAATATCACTGCCTGCTTTATTAACCATGGCATTCCTCTTTGCGTGAGCGACTACAGCGATCACTATTGCAGCCTGTTAGATCAGAAATTTTTGAATGAACCACTTATTGAAGGCATCTTCCAAATCGATCTTGCTGATAAAGATTTTGAATCCCGGTATAGCTCATTAATTGGGCAGTTTGACAGCATTTTCGCACTGAATGTAGTAGAGCATATTGAGGATGACCATTTAGCTATCGCTAACTGTAAAAAAATGTTAGCCCCAGGGGGGCATCTTATTATCCTGGTTCCCGCCTGGCAATTATTATACAATGGATTTGATAAGGAACTGGAGCACTTCAGGCGTTATACCAAAAAGACCGTCACAAAACTATTCAGATCCCAGGGATTAGAAATCCTCAAAACCTGGTACTTTAACCTGGCAGGCATTTTAGGTTGGTTTGTTTCAGGAACTATCTTGCGAAAGAAAACCTTACCCGCCGGCCAACTTACGGTCTATAACAAATTGGTGCCGATCTTTAAAATTGCGGATCGTCTTACATTTAACCAGCTAGGCCTCTCAGTTATTATTGTTGGAAGAAAGAATGGGTAG